A genome region from Chloroflexaceae bacterium includes the following:
- a CDS encoding methyltransferase domain-containing protein, whose protein sequence is MGIACCGPDNKTLDARIEQEHIRLLYDRIAPLYDIWAILTESNARNRALELAAIQDGQSILEVAVGTGLAFYEIVKRNPNGINIGVDLSKGMLEKAKRRLRGISGANYTLAVGTAFHLGIKDESIDTLTNHYMLDLIPFSDMDNILLEYRRVLKKNGKLIMVNMTEGERFGSKIYDVVYSISPKTMGGCRGIKLKERLQQLGFSVEAREYYQQMLFPSEVIVAYKAGV, encoded by the coding sequence ATGGGCATCGCGTGTTGCGGCCCGGATAACAAGACCCTTGACGCAAGGATCGAGCAAGAGCATATTCGCTTGTTGTATGACAGGATCGCGCCACTTTATGATATCTGGGCGATCTTGACAGAATCAAACGCCAGGAACAGAGCCCTGGAACTCGCGGCGATTCAAGATGGCCAGTCTATTCTTGAAGTCGCTGTAGGGACAGGACTGGCGTTTTATGAAATAGTCAAACGCAACCCAAACGGCATTAATATCGGCGTCGATCTATCGAAGGGCATGCTCGAAAAAGCAAAAAGACGCCTCAGAGGAATTTCCGGAGCGAACTACACTCTGGCTGTGGGAACGGCCTTTCATCTAGGCATCAAAGACGAATCGATTGACACCCTGACAAATCATTACATGCTCGACCTTATCCCGTTCAGTGACATGGATAACATTCTGTTGGAATACAGGCGTGTGCTTAAAAAGAACGGGAAACTTATTATGGTCAACATGACCGAAGGTGAACGCTTTGGAAGTAAGATTTACGACGTTGTCTACAGCATTTCACCGAAAACCATGGGCGGTTGTCGCGGCATCAAGTTGAAAGAACGATTACAACAGCTCGGATTCAGCGTTGAAGCGCGAGAGTATTACCAGCAGATGCTATTTCCTTCCGAGGTCATTGTTGCTTACAAAGCAGGAGTTTGA
- a CDS encoding fumarylacetoacetate hydrolase family protein: MKLVTYRHEGAERIGALRDEAIVDLSEVAPSMLELIAGGPSLLARARAITASAESAVPLEAVSLLAPIPRPRKNIICLGMNYAAHAIESLRARGLPETLPEYPVFFSKAPTAVNHPEAVVPLMPDVSSQRDWEVELAVVIGVGGRNISRERALSHVFGYTILNDVSARDLQTRHQQFFYSKSLDGSAPMGPWIVTADEIPNPHNLRLRLRLNGVTMQDSNTSDMIFDIPTCIATFSRGITLEPGDIFATGTPAGVGMGMNPPRWLRAGDVMECEIERIGVLRNEVW, translated from the coding sequence ATGAAATTGGTGACCTATCGCCACGAAGGCGCGGAGCGGATTGGCGCCCTGCGCGACGAGGCGATCGTTGATCTGAGCGAGGTTGCGCCATCAATGCTGGAGTTGATCGCCGGGGGGCCGTCATTGCTGGCCCGCGCCCGGGCGATCACCGCCAGCGCTGAAAGCGCCGTGCCGCTTGAGGCGGTTTCGTTGCTGGCGCCTATCCCCAGACCTCGCAAGAACATCATCTGCCTGGGGATGAACTACGCCGCTCATGCAATCGAGTCGCTGCGGGCCAGAGGTCTGCCCGAGACACTGCCCGAATACCCCGTCTTCTTCTCCAAGGCGCCCACGGCGGTCAACCATCCCGAGGCCGTGGTGCCGCTCATGCCCGACGTCTCTTCCCAGCGCGACTGGGAGGTGGAACTGGCGGTAGTGATCGGCGTTGGCGGCAGGAACATTTCCAGGGAGCGGGCCTTGAGCCACGTCTTCGGCTATACTATTTTGAACGATGTTTCGGCCCGTGATCTGCAAACGCGCCATCAGCAGTTTTTCTATAGCAAGAGCCTCGATGGTTCGGCCCCCATGGGTCCCTGGATCGTCACCGCCGACGAGATCCCCAACCCGCACAATCTGCGCCTGCGCCTGCGTCTCAACGGGGTGACGATGCAGGACTCGAACACCAGCGATATGATCTTCGATATTCCGACCTGCATTGCCACCTTCAGCCGCGGCATCACCCTCGAGCCAGGAGATATTTTTGCCACCGGCACGCCCGCTGGCGTGGGCATGGGCATGAATCCGCCGCGCTGGCTGCGGGCCGGCGATGTGATGGAGTGCGAGATTGAGCGCATCGGGGTGCTGCGGAACGAGGTGTGGTGA
- a CDS encoding GAF domain-containing protein, with protein MTEPAHILIVEDDQIIQRVYHDVLVADGYRVSLTASGEEALAYLHLITPDIILLDLALPGIDGLEITRRIKADRSKPFIPVMIISATADLSTSVASLDAGADDFLVKPIAIDELLARVRAMLRLQRAQRGLERAQRKTELLLHLTRDLGSSIDLDALLTGFLDHLADAVGAARASIILTDVDAEQVLCYSSSRNPASATLQHILQQGVAGWVLRERRPLTIADTRQDGRWFTANPLHSNVRSVAAMPIMREGRVLGVITLVHHTPGYFTEEHLELVTSVAAQSAVAIESAQLFRLTRRQKELLARRAEELRKVNEINTYLAELMAPEQLMRLMVYMIQQQFGYPRVSLLLLQGERLVLQADAGGAATAAVSVCARRGLSGWAIAHRQAVRVADASHDPRFEPMLPGDEQVRALLVMPVMLRREMLGTLELRSPDEDAFGPNDEAVLNAIVNQFSIALGNARLLEQEQRRISQLSQVNRLSVAITAQIDAPQNLQLAADAVAAIFGVPQAGLVLFNDAERQEQPLIAFHGGPTLYDADLERLFTTHSDARQVILNAREPTLIRGLRADPRFTALHEFFTARAIEDMLFVPLLAGQRVLGVLCIDATGREAGFGRADLELATTVASLIVQVMENARLYRVVAEERSTLNAVLRGATDPILLVGPQCELLLANRAAEECLGLNLGVARGQSLGALEHGNRPAISQLAPLIQQANGVGAAAEIVLTDDVTFSVSVAPVRGADETPLGHVAVLRDISPIKRLERQERERLRSVFRRYVSPQVAEQLLDAGTEFGHPTERDVAVIFADMRGFTTITERTPPGLLIEKILNRYFTAMTEVLYAFGGTIDKFLGDGIIGVFGSPIAYADDPQRALVASVEMQRAFARLARQWRTELGLDIGMGVGLSYGRAVVGNIGSEQRQDYTLIGDVVNTASRLSGLARAGQVIVSYHLVEALPPSWQSPWPLIPLGSVDLKGKLEPHRVYEVKIP; from the coding sequence ATGACCGAGCCGGCACACATTCTGATTGTTGAGGATGATCAGATTATCCAGCGGGTTTACCATGATGTTCTCGTCGCCGATGGCTACCGTGTGTCTCTGACTGCCAGCGGCGAGGAAGCCCTGGCATATCTCCATCTTATTACCCCTGACATTATTCTGCTCGATCTGGCTCTGCCCGGCATTGACGGCCTCGAAATCACCCGGCGCATCAAGGCTGACCGATCCAAACCTTTTATCCCCGTGATGATCATCTCCGCGACGGCCGACCTGAGCACGAGCGTCGCCAGTCTCGACGCCGGCGCCGATGATTTTCTGGTCAAACCTATCGCCATTGACGAACTGCTGGCGCGTGTTCGGGCGATGCTGCGGCTGCAACGGGCGCAACGCGGGCTGGAGCGGGCCCAGCGTAAAACCGAACTGCTGCTGCACCTGACCCGCGACCTGGGTTCCAGCATCGATCTTGACGCCCTGCTCACCGGGTTCCTTGATCATCTCGCCGACGCAGTAGGGGCTGCGCGTGCCAGTATCATTCTGACCGATGTAGACGCAGAGCAGGTGCTCTGCTACTCCAGCAGTCGGAACCCGGCCAGCGCCACGCTCCAGCATATTCTGCAACAGGGCGTGGCCGGCTGGGTGCTGCGGGAACGCCGCCCGCTGACCATTGCTGATACGCGCCAGGACGGGCGCTGGTTCACCGCCAATCCACTGCACAGCAATGTGCGTTCCGTCGCGGCGATGCCGATAATGCGCGAGGGCCGCGTCCTGGGAGTGATCACCCTGGTGCACCATACGCCCGGCTACTTCACCGAGGAGCATCTGGAACTGGTCACCTCGGTGGCGGCTCAGAGCGCCGTAGCCATCGAGAGCGCCCAGCTCTTCCGCCTGACCCGGCGCCAGAAGGAACTGCTCGCCCGCCGCGCCGAAGAACTGCGCAAGGTCAATGAGATCAACACCTACCTTGCCGAACTCATGGCGCCCGAGCAGTTGATGCGCCTGATGGTCTATATGATCCAGCAGCAGTTTGGCTATCCCCGCGTCAGCCTGCTGCTGTTGCAGGGTGAGCGCCTCGTGCTCCAGGCCGATGCCGGCGGCGCCGCCACAGCGGCGGTGAGCGTATGCGCCCGGCGGGGCCTGAGCGGGTGGGCCATTGCCCACCGGCAAGCGGTGCGAGTGGCCGATGCTTCCCATGACCCGCGCTTCGAGCCAATGCTGCCCGGCGACGAGCAGGTGCGCGCGCTGCTGGTTATGCCGGTGATGCTGCGCCGTGAGATGCTGGGCACCCTCGAACTGCGCAGCCCGGACGAAGACGCTTTCGGCCCCAACGACGAGGCGGTGCTCAATGCGATTGTCAACCAGTTCAGCATCGCGCTGGGGAATGCCCGCCTCCTCGAACAGGAACAACGACGCATCTCGCAACTCAGCCAGGTCAATCGCCTCTCGGTGGCTATTACCGCCCAGATTGACGCGCCGCAGAACCTGCAACTCGCCGCCGATGCCGTAGCGGCGATCTTCGGCGTGCCCCAGGCTGGCCTGGTGCTGTTTAACGACGCTGAGCGGCAGGAGCAGCCCCTGATCGCCTTCCACGGAGGGCCAACCCTGTACGACGCCGATCTGGAACGTTTGTTCACCACCCATTCCGACGCGCGGCAGGTGATCCTGAACGCGCGTGAGCCAACGCTGATCCGCGGGCTGCGCGCCGATCCACGCTTCACCGCTCTGCACGAGTTCTTCACCGCCCGCGCGATCGAGGATATGCTCTTCGTACCGCTGCTAGCCGGCCAGCGCGTTCTTGGCGTCCTCTGCATCGATGCGACGGGTCGCGAGGCGGGTTTCGGACGCGCCGATCTGGAACTGGCCACGACCGTGGCCAGCCTCATCGTCCAGGTAATGGAGAATGCCCGTCTCTACCGGGTAGTTGCGGAGGAACGCTCCACCCTGAACGCGGTGCTACGCGGCGCGACGGACCCTATCCTGCTCGTTGGCCCGCAATGTGAGTTGCTGCTCGCCAATCGCGCTGCGGAAGAATGCCTGGGGCTGAATCTAGGCGTCGCGCGCGGCCAGAGTCTCGGGGCGCTCGAGCATGGCAACCGCCCCGCCATCAGCCAGTTGGCGCCGCTGATCCAGCAGGCCAATGGCGTGGGCGCCGCTGCCGAGATCGTTCTGACCGACGACGTAACCTTCAGCGTCAGCGTCGCGCCCGTGCGCGGCGCCGATGAAACCCCCCTCGGTCACGTGGCGGTGCTACGCGACATTAGCCCGATCAAACGCCTGGAGCGCCAGGAACGCGAGCGGCTCCGCAGCGTCTTCCGGCGCTATGTGTCGCCCCAGGTGGCCGAACAGCTGCTCGACGCCGGCACGGAATTTGGCCATCCCACCGAGCGCGATGTGGCGGTGATTTTCGCCGACATGCGCGGCTTTACGACCATTACCGAACGTACTCCTCCTGGCTTATTGATCGAAAAGATCCTCAACCGCTATTTCACCGCCATGACTGAAGTGCTCTACGCTTTCGGAGGCACCATTGATAAATTTCTCGGCGATGGAATCATTGGCGTATTTGGATCGCCAATCGCCTATGCCGACGATCCGCAGCGTGCCCTGGTCGCTTCGGTTGAGATGCAACGAGCCTTCGCCCGCCTCGCCCGCCAGTGGCGCACCGAACTGGGTCTCGATATCGGGATGGGCGTCGGGCTCAGCTATGGCCGCGCCGTGGTCGGGAATATCGGTTCCGAACAACGTCAGGACTACACGCTGATCGGAGATGTCGTGAATACTGCTTCGCGTCTCTCCGGACTCGCCCGCGCCGGGCAGGTGATCGTCTCCTATCACCTGGTTGAGGCCCTGCCCCCGTCCTGGCAGTCGCCCTGGCCCCTGATCCCCCTTGGCAGCGTGGATCTCAAGGGAAAACTCGAACCCCATCGCGTGTACGAAGTGAAAATCCCCTGA
- the carB gene encoding carbamoyl-phosphate synthase large subunit, translating into MPRRTDLHTILIIGSGPIVIGQACEFDYSGAQACKALREEGYRVVLVNSNPATIMTDPGLADATYIEPLTAMSLERIIAKERPDALLPTVGGQTALNLAVELHEAGVLERYGVELIGASVEAVRVAEDRQRFKDKMIEIGLEVPASGTAHTVEEALAIVARTGFPAIIRPSFTLGGMGGGIAYNLEEFKEIVERGLDASPVTQVLVEESVLGWKEFELEVMRDRADNGVIVCSIENIDPMGVHTGESVTVAPAMTLTDREYQRMRDMGLAVLRAVGVETGGSNVQFAVNPDDGRIYVIEMNPRVSRSSALASKATGFPIAKIAAKLAVGYTLDELPNDITRETPASFEPTLDYVVVKIPRWAFEKFPQADQTLTTSMKSVGEVMAIGRTFPEAFQKAWRSLEQGRLGWGADGKDRINPERLRERLITPNPERYFYIRYALQSGMSVEQISALTRIDPWFLHQMEQIVNLEGRLRAFTLDTVPADLLRQAKRMGFSDAQLAFLLRVEGGAADSPPELQVRARRKELGIVPTFLRVDTCAAEFPAFTPYLYSSYESEDEADVSDRKKVIILGSGPNRIGQGIEFDYCCVHAVFGLRDMGYETIMINCNPETVSTDYDTADRLYFEPLTLEDVLNVVERERPDGVIIQFGGQTPLKLARALEAAGVPIWGTPPEAIDLAEDRDRFGALLDRLGIPAPAHGSATSWEEARRVAAAIGYPVVVRPSYVLGGRAMAIVYDDETLERYMREAVEASPEHPVLIDRFLEDAFEMDVDCVADGQEVVIAGIMEQIELAGVHSGDSACVIPTYMVAPQHVATMREHTVRLARELGVVGLMNVQYAMKDDVVYVLEVNPRASRTVPFVAKATGVPWAQIAVQCAAGKPLSAWREVMKQGEAQIFNPHAPRYHVKEVVLPWARFPGVDILLGPEMRSTGEGMGSGATFGEAFAKAQLGCGQRLPLSGNAFLSVNDRDKPTLLPIARDLEALGFTLLATGGTAAFLRERGITVTTIYKVNEGRPNVVDYIKNGQIALIVNTPLGKASFFDEAAIRRAAIVYGVPTLTTLSGAAAAVEAIRALRDGAWTVESLQERFAWIG; encoded by the coding sequence ATGCCCAGACGCACGGATCTGCATACCATCTTGATTATCGGCTCTGGCCCGATTGTGATCGGCCAGGCCTGTGAATTCGACTATTCGGGGGCCCAGGCCTGCAAGGCTCTGCGCGAAGAGGGCTATCGCGTCGTGCTGGTCAACTCCAACCCCGCGACGATTATGACCGACCCGGGGCTGGCCGATGCCACCTACATCGAGCCGCTTACCGCCATGAGCCTGGAGCGCATCATCGCCAAAGAGCGCCCTGATGCGCTGCTCCCCACCGTCGGCGGGCAGACCGCGCTGAACCTGGCGGTCGAACTCCACGAGGCCGGCGTGCTCGAGCGCTATGGCGTCGAACTGATCGGCGCCTCGGTCGAAGCGGTGCGTGTCGCCGAGGATCGCCAGCGCTTCAAAGACAAAATGATCGAGATTGGCCTCGAGGTGCCCGCCTCGGGCACCGCCCATACCGTTGAGGAGGCCCTGGCCATCGTGGCCCGCACCGGCTTCCCGGCGATTATTCGCCCTTCCTTCACCCTCGGCGGGATGGGCGGCGGAATCGCCTACAACCTGGAGGAGTTCAAGGAGATCGTCGAACGCGGTCTCGACGCCTCGCCGGTCACCCAGGTGCTGGTTGAAGAGAGCGTCCTGGGCTGGAAGGAGTTTGAACTCGAAGTGATGCGCGACCGCGCCGATAACGGGGTGATTGTCTGTTCGATTGAGAACATTGACCCCATGGGTGTGCACACCGGCGAGTCGGTCACCGTTGCGCCAGCGATGACCCTCACCGACCGCGAGTACCAGCGCATGCGCGATATGGGCCTGGCGGTGCTGCGGGCCGTCGGCGTCGAAACCGGCGGCTCGAACGTGCAGTTCGCCGTGAACCCCGACGACGGGCGCATCTATGTCATCGAGATGAACCCCCGCGTTTCGCGCTCCTCGGCTCTGGCCTCCAAGGCCACCGGCTTCCCCATCGCCAAGATTGCCGCCAAGCTCGCCGTTGGCTACACCCTCGACGAGTTGCCCAACGACATCACTCGCGAGACCCCGGCGAGCTTCGAGCCGACCCTCGACTATGTGGTGGTGAAGATCCCTCGCTGGGCCTTCGAGAAGTTCCCCCAGGCCGATCAGACCCTCACCACCAGTATGAAGTCGGTCGGCGAGGTGATGGCGATCGGGCGCACCTTCCCTGAAGCCTTCCAGAAAGCCTGGCGCTCGCTGGAGCAGGGCCGCCTGGGCTGGGGCGCAGACGGCAAGGACCGCATTAACCCTGAGCGCCTGCGCGAGCGCCTGATCACTCCCAATCCTGAGCGTTACTTCTACATCCGCTACGCCCTGCAGAGCGGTATGAGCGTCGAACAGATCAGCGCCCTGACCCGCATTGATCCCTGGTTCCTGCACCAGATGGAGCAGATCGTCAATCTGGAAGGGCGCCTGCGCGCCTTTACGCTGGACACCGTGCCCGCCGATCTGCTGCGCCAGGCCAAGCGCATGGGCTTCTCTGACGCCCAGCTCGCCTTCCTGCTGCGCGTCGAGGGCGGCGCCGCCGATAGCCCCCCCGAACTCCAGGTGCGCGCCCGGCGCAAGGAACTGGGCATTGTGCCGACGTTCCTGCGGGTGGACACATGCGCGGCGGAGTTTCCCGCCTTCACGCCCTATCTCTACTCCAGCTACGAGAGCGAGGACGAGGCCGATGTCAGCGACCGCAAGAAGGTGATCATCCTCGGCTCCGGCCCCAACCGCATCGGCCAGGGCATCGAGTTCGACTACTGCTGCGTCCACGCCGTGTTCGGCCTGCGCGATATGGGCTACGAGACGATCATGATCAACTGCAACCCCGAGACCGTCTCGACCGACTATGACACCGCCGACCGGCTCTACTTCGAGCCGCTGACGCTCGAAGACGTGCTCAACGTCGTCGAACGCGAACGTCCCGATGGCGTGATTATCCAGTTTGGCGGCCAGACGCCCCTCAAGCTGGCCCGCGCCCTGGAGGCCGCTGGCGTGCCAATCTGGGGCACCCCGCCCGAAGCGATCGACCTGGCCGAGGACCGTGACCGCTTCGGCGCTCTGCTTGACCGGCTGGGCATTCCCGCACCGGCCCATGGCAGCGCCACCAGTTGGGAGGAGGCCCGCCGGGTCGCCGCCGCCATTGGTTACCCCGTGGTGGTGCGCCCCTCCTACGTGCTCGGCGGGCGCGCCATGGCCATCGTCTACGATGACGAGACCCTGGAGCGCTACATGCGTGAGGCGGTGGAGGCCTCGCCCGAACATCCGGTGCTGATTGACCGCTTCCTGGAAGACGCCTTCGAGATGGATGTGGATTGCGTGGCCGATGGGCAGGAAGTGGTCATCGCCGGGATCATGGAGCAGATTGAACTGGCCGGCGTCCACTCCGGCGACAGCGCCTGCGTGATCCCCACCTACATGGTCGCGCCGCAGCACGTCGCCACCATGCGCGAGCACACCGTGCGCCTGGCGCGCGAACTGGGCGTGGTGGGCCTGATGAACGTCCAGTACGCCATGAAGGACGACGTGGTCTATGTGCTCGAGGTCAACCCGCGCGCCTCGCGCACGGTGCCCTTCGTGGCCAAGGCCACCGGCGTGCCCTGGGCGCAGATCGCCGTGCAATGCGCCGCCGGCAAGCCGCTCAGCGCCTGGCGCGAGGTGATGAAACAGGGCGAAGCGCAGATCTTCAACCCCCACGCCCCCCGCTACCACGTCAAAGAGGTCGTCCTGCCCTGGGCGCGTTTCCCCGGCGTGGACATCCTGCTCGGCCCCGAGATGCGCTCCACCGGCGAGGGGATGGGCAGCGGGGCCACCTTTGGCGAGGCGTTCGCCAAGGCCCAGCTTGGCTGCGGCCAGCGTCTGCCCCTCAGCGGCAACGCTTTTCTCAGCGTCAACGACCGCGACAAGCCCACCCTGCTGCCCATCGCCCGCGACCTGGAAGCCCTGGGCTTCACCCTGCTGGCTACCGGCGGCACGGCGGCGTTTCTGCGGGAGCGCGGCATCACCGTCACGACCATCTACAAGGTGAACGAGGGCCGCCCCAACGTCGTAGACTACATCAAGAACGGCCAGATCGCCCTGATCGTCAACACCCCCCTGGGCAAGGCCAGTTTCTTCGACGAAGCCGCCATCCGCCGCGCCGCAATCGTCTACGGCGTGCCGACCCTCACCACCCTCTCCGGGGCCGCCGCCGCGGTGGAGGCCATTCGCGCCCTCCGCGATGGAGCCTGGACGGTCGAGAGCCTGCAGGAACGGTTTGCGTGGATTGGGTGA
- a CDS encoding site-2 protease family protein produces MDFYVAEPTDALYAAVAEVMAIDAVERLQLARDDQMATRFVGRLRMEAQSAYDRVAPRLRAMGYTPLLQEAGDHQVALVAAPALPRPAPSRLWLALLLFALTVASTIFVGGFSAEGFNLAKGLGFSAALLGILLAHELGHYVVARREGVAVSYPFFIPAPIFLLGTMGAFISIKEPVPNRRALLAIAIAGPLAGLIVAIPVLFIGLSISEVRPIVPAPGSFTEGNSLLYAAIKILVFGRFLPSNGEDVYLHPVALAGWAGLLVTGLNLLPAGQLDGGHIFFALFGPRLARAMSMVVALALLAMGFLWSGWFIWAVIVALLGQQRSPLLNEVSPLRGPWRLLAFLGLVVFILVFTPRPIMETTGM; encoded by the coding sequence ATGGATTTCTATGTAGCCGAACCGACGGACGCGCTCTACGCCGCGGTGGCGGAGGTGATGGCAATTGATGCGGTAGAGCGTTTACAACTCGCCCGTGATGACCAGATGGCGACGCGCTTTGTGGGCCGGCTGCGTATGGAGGCGCAGAGCGCCTATGATCGGGTAGCGCCGCGGCTGCGGGCGATGGGCTATACACCGCTGTTGCAGGAGGCCGGCGATCATCAGGTGGCGCTGGTAGCGGCGCCGGCATTGCCCAGACCGGCGCCCTCGCGGCTCTGGCTGGCGCTGCTGCTCTTCGCCCTTACCGTGGCCTCGACGATCTTTGTGGGCGGGTTTTCCGCCGAGGGCTTTAATCTGGCGAAGGGGTTGGGTTTCAGCGCGGCGCTGCTGGGCATTCTGCTTGCCCACGAACTGGGCCACTATGTGGTGGCGCGGCGCGAGGGCGTGGCAGTGAGTTATCCTTTCTTCATCCCCGCGCCGATCTTTCTGTTGGGTACGATGGGCGCCTTTATTTCGATCAAAGAACCGGTGCCGAACCGGCGCGCCCTGCTGGCCATCGCCATCGCCGGCCCGCTGGCGGGGCTGATTGTAGCCATTCCGGTGCTCTTCATCGGGCTGAGCATTTCCGAGGTGCGCCCGATTGTGCCTGCGCCCGGCAGTTTTACCGAAGGCAACAGCCTGCTCTACGCGGCGATCAAGATCCTCGTCTTTGGGCGATTTCTGCCCAGCAATGGCGAGGATGTGTACCTGCATCCAGTGGCCCTGGCGGGCTGGGCCGGCCTGCTCGTCACCGGGCTGAACCTGTTGCCCGCGGGCCAGCTTGACGGAGGGCACATCTTCTTCGCCCTGTTTGGGCCGCGGCTGGCGCGGGCAATGAGCATGGTCGTCGCGCTGGCTCTGCTCGCGATGGGCTTTCTCTGGAGCGGCTGGTTCATCTGGGCGGTGATCGTGGCCCTCCTGGGTCAGCAGCGCAGCCCCCTGCTTAATGAGGTCTCGCCCCTGCGCGGCCCCTGGCGCCTCCTGGCCTTCCTGGGGCTGGTGGTGTTTATCCTGGTCTTTACGCCACGGCCGATTATGGAGACCACAGGGATGTGA
- a CDS encoding carboxypeptidase regulatory-like domain-containing protein, which translates to MRGSRLPIRHRRSPGRPAALLSILFLAAIIAGCGRQPVVLTGTITDAYTAQPVPEARVTIGNTTVTTDANGAFSTSRWRRGDVLAVSAPGYEPLRLLLAERPELAASDALTLTLNTVLRPNTLSGTVTDAYTGQPLANAQVTATFNVTSALSVATGADGRYLLSDLPEEFTLSVVAPDYAPVERTLRRTTSLDLALRPSVLTGTITDRYTGQAVAGAAITAGTARATSGPDGHYRLEGIPATATSVEISADGYAPLAQELSRSTVLDAALRPDTLRGRLIDKNTGKPLANAAILATTAYPGVAVAFERIADSSDGSFTLKGVPEQGYLHVLAPGYRTVVLPIKPGAVPAEIALERFRVKALYVTAAVASSPALLEEYLQLIDRTELNAIVIDLKSDLRDDLGIVYYDTQVPLARELGLSRPYIDMPALVRRLKDMGIYTIARIQLFSHDNALSDARPEWSVRLKETGEVYADYPGPGIRYAYLDPTNRNVWDYNIQLGVEAALMGFDEINYDYIRFPDWFGERAEFRDKLLFSEPIDPVDNPERMFKVITEFMDEAHRAVNGAGAKMSIDIFGRVVLGGSLTIAQDIRLMGDHTDYICPMPYPSLWWPGAFDLPSPVDEPFKVLDAANAEALRQIEGEYARLRPWLQDHTDPWAYKVVRYGPAEVRAQIEATEKYPEIDGWMLYDSANAYKGAFGGAVKPER; encoded by the coding sequence TTGAGAGGGTCGCGTCTTCCCATACGACACAGGCGCTCGCCGGGGCGCCCCGCGGCCCTGCTGAGCATCCTGTTCCTGGCCGCCATCATCGCCGGGTGTGGCCGCCAGCCTGTGGTGCTTACCGGTACGATTACCGACGCCTACACCGCCCAGCCCGTGCCCGAGGCCCGCGTAACCATCGGCAATACAACCGTGACGACTGACGCGAACGGCGCCTTCAGCACTTCCCGCTGGCGACGGGGTGATGTGCTGGCGGTGTCTGCGCCCGGCTATGAGCCGCTGCGCCTCCTGCTGGCCGAACGTCCCGAACTGGCGGCCAGCGACGCCCTGACCCTGACCCTCAATACCGTCCTGCGGCCCAACACGCTGAGCGGAACGGTTACCGACGCCTACACCGGCCAACCGCTCGCCAATGCTCAGGTGACGGCGACGTTCAATGTCACCAGCGCCCTTAGCGTCGCCACTGGCGCCGATGGTCGCTATCTGCTGAGCGACCTGCCCGAAGAGTTCACCCTTAGCGTGGTCGCGCCGGACTATGCGCCCGTTGAACGGACGTTGCGCCGCACCACCAGCCTCGATCTTGCCCTGCGTCCCAGCGTGCTGACCGGCACAATCACTGATCGCTACACCGGCCAGGCGGTGGCCGGGGCTGCCATCACCGCCGGTACGGCCCGCGCCACCTCCGGCCCCGATGGTCACTACCGTCTTGAGGGTATCCCGGCTACGGCGACCAGTGTCGAGATCAGCGCCGATGGGTATGCCCCGCTTGCCCAGGAACTGTCTCGCTCGACAGTGCTCGACGCCGCGCTGCGCCCGGACACCCTTCGGGGCCGCCTGATTGACAAGAATACGGGCAAACCCCTGGCCAACGCGGCCATCCTTGCCACCACGGCTTATCCCGGCGTCGCCGTGGCCTTTGAACGCATCGCCGATAGCAGCGATGGCAGCTTTACTCTCAAGGGCGTGCCTGAGCAGGGCTATCTCCACGTGCTTGCCCCGGGCTATCGCACCGTCGTCCTGCCGATCAAGCCCGGCGCAGTGCCCGCCGAGATTGCCCTTGAACGCTTCCGGGTGAAGGCCCTCTATGTCACTGCCGCCGTCGCAAGCTCTCCCGCCCTGCTCGAGGAGTACCTTCAGTTGATCGACCGCACGGAATTGAACGCGATCGTTATTGATCTGAAGAGCGATCTCCGAGACGATCTGGGAATTGTGTATTACGACACGCAGGTGCCCCTGGCGCGCGAACTCGGGCTTTCACGGCCCTACATTGATATGCCGGCTCTCGTGCGGCGCCTCAAGGATATGGGCATCTACACCATCGCGCGCATCCAGCTCTTTTCCCACGACAATGCCCTCTCCGACGCGCGCCCCGAGTGGTCCGTTCGCCTCAAGGAGACCGGCGAGGTCTACGCTGATTATCCTGGCCCCGGCATTCGCTACGCCTACCTCGATCCGACCAACCGCAATGTCTGGGATTACAATATCCAGCTCGGTGTCGAGGCGGCCCTGATGGGCTTCGACGAGATCAACTACGACTACATCCGTTTCCCCGACTGGTTCGGCGAGCGCGCCGAGTTTCGCGATAAGTTGCTCTTCTCCGAGCCGATCGATCCAGTTGACAACCCTGAGCGCATGTTTAAGGTGATCACCGAGTTTATGGATGAGGCCCATCGGGCGGTCAATGGCGCCGGCGCGAAGATGTCCATTGACATTTTTGGGCGGGTCGTCCTCGGTGGTTCGCTCACTATCGCTCAGGACATCCGGCTCATGGGCGACCACACCGATTATATTTGCCCTATGCCGTATCCGTCCCTCTGGTGGCCCGGCGCCTTCGATCTGCCTTCACCCGTTGATGAACCATTTAAGGTCCTCGACGCCGCCAATGCCGAGGCGCTGCGCCAGATCGAGGGCGAATACGCGCGCCTGCGACCGTGGCTCCAGGATCACACCGACCCCTGGGCGTACAAGGTGGTGCGCTATGGCCCCGCCGAGGTGCGCGCCCAGATTGAGGCGACCGAGAAGTATCCGGAGATTGATGGCTGGATGCTTTACGACTCGGCCAATGCTTACAAGGGCGCCTTTGGCGGCGCGGTGAAGCCTGAGCGATGA